The genomic segment CGTGAAGTTGCACAAAATTACACCAACAACAATACTTATCTATTAGGGGACATCTCGGTTAGCGGCAATGGAGACGGATTCAGAAGACTCCTTCTTGATTCATCGATCATGCTGCGAAATATTGCTATTGCCGGAGGCGCCTGATGAGTTTCCAACGTAAAGAGAAGGGTGCTGCCCTATTTGTTGCTGTATTAATTATTATTCCTCTCACACTGCTCGCAGTAGTCGTGATGAGCACCTCCGGGCTTGATCTGAAAATGGCCGGTGCATCTGCCGGATTTGTCCAAAGTAGCCATATACTTGAAGGAGCCATGGAGGAGACGCTTGATGATACGAATCTACCTGGCGACTTAGCTTCCATGACCAGTGCTGCAACAATGACCAAAAACCCTGCAATGGGTGGGATAGTTACCTTTACCTACCGGGCTGAAATCACATGTAAACGCAGAGTTGATGCCTCCAGTACCAATACCATACCAGCCTGTCGTTATGTTGATGCCGCCGTTTCTCAGGGGTATGGGAAAGCTCGAACCAGTGATGGGTCCCGTATCGGACAGGTTGGTCTGACCGTTGGGGTTGAACAACCCGTCTTAACCAGTTCATGAGGTGACGTATGAGCAACCTACTCTCTCGCATTGTCCCTTTTGCCATCGGTATCTCCTTGGCATCACAAGGGGTTTATGCTGACGACACCGAGCTGTTTGTTAAGGATTTGGCTGCGGGAAGTAACTATCAGCCCAAGGTCATGATCATCTTTGATAACTCGGGCAGTATGAGCTCATCCGTTGAGCTTGCGAAAGCTGCATACGATCCGAGTACAACCTATAGCGCTCTCAATAATAATGATAACTCCAGTTACAACACCAACTATATCTATTACAGTCTGGGCACCGATCCGGTACCTTACCCTAACGCTACCGGGCAACGTTTCCTGTCAACCTATCAAGGCTGTGATACAGGCCGGCAGGTTCTTGAAAACCAAGGGTTATATACGGGACAAGTGAAGCGATACCTATGGAACAGCCGTAATTGGAACCGACTACGTTATGGGCGCAATATCAGGGTAGTTGACTGCCTGGATGATATGAATAACCTCAATCCGAACAACTCCCAAGCGTTCTATAATAAATCCGTTCCGGTTATTGATGGCTATCCAAAAAATGGCCTTGCTAACCAGCCTTACTCAGCCACTTTAGGTAGCGAAATGCCTGGTGTTTTCTCTACCGGGGCAAGCGTCACCCTTTATACACTCAATTATCTGCGCTGGTACCACGCACCAAGCACAGAAACCAGCACAAGAATGCAGGTTGCAAAGGATGCAGTAAGCCGGGTCGTGGCATCTGCACCAGGCGTGGATTTTGGGTTAACCATCTTCAACCTGGATTACCCCTATGAGGGGGATCGAGATGGCGGACGAATCGTGCGTCGTATTACAACCAACGACCAGACAGGTCAAACCACTTTGCTCAATACAGTGGATGCCCTTGATCCCAGAACCAATACTCCTCTGTGCGAAACACTTTATGAGGTTTACCGCTACTATGCAGGCCGTCCGGTATGGTTTGGTGACGATGACTCAAACTACAGCAATTGGTACACAGGTAACCAGCCTCCGGCAGACAGAGATGCAATGACAGGCGAAAGTATGAGTGGTAATAAGCCAGTCGGTGGTACCTACACATCTGCGTTTTTTGGTCCATCGCGATCACCCAATAAGATCGATAGCGATCACTGAATAATATCGATCGCGATCGCTCAATAATATCGATGGCGATCACTTTTGAGTTTTATATTATTGGGTGATCGGCATGAATATTATGCAGTCCCGACCGAAATGTTATTCATTTCAACTCCCGTTTCGCAGGTGTTTTTTTAACCGGCTATGCTCTCTGTTTGACCTCGAGCGGAGAGCCAGCCATGCCAACGGTGCATATCACCATGCGAAAACTCAAAGAGATCCTCAGACTCAAGTACCAAGGCGGCCTGAGTCACCGCCAGATCGCAAGCAGCCTGTCTGTGTCTCCGTCGACTGTGTCCAATTACTGCAAAAGGGCCCAACAGATGGGGCTATGCCAATGGCCTCTGCCTGCTGAGTGGGATGAAGAGCGGCTGCGCCGTGAGTTCCTTGAGACCCGGATCACGGTTCGTCAGACACCTCCTCTGCCGGATTGGGCCGTGGCCCATCAGGAGCTCAGACGCAAAGGGATGACGCTACAACTCCTGTGGGAGGAGTATGCTGAGCGACATCCCAAGAACCACTACAGCTATAACCATTACTGCATGCGTTATCGTGAGTGGCGTAAATGCCAGTCTCCCTCAATGCGTCAGAGCCATAAAGCCGGTGAAAAACTGTTTGTTGATTACTGCGGTCCAACCGTGCCCATCGTGGATCCGAGGACTGGGGAGGAGCGTCGGGCTCAGATCTTTGTCGCTGTGATGGGTGCATCCAGCTACACCTACGCCGATGCAACCTTGAGTCAGGGGCTGGAAGACTGGGTGATGAGCCATAAACGGGCCTTCGAATTTCTGGGGGGAGTACCAGAGATGATCGTTCCGGATAATCTCAAAAGCGGAGTCAGTAGAGCGTGTCGCTACGAGCCAGATCTCAATCCTACCTATCAGCAGCTGGCTGCACACTATGGTGTTGCAGTGCTTCCTGCCCGTCCTTACAAGCCCAAAGATAAAGCCAAGGCTGAGGTGGGCGTGCAGATCGTTGAGCGCTGGATCCTGGCAAAACTGCGCCATGAGACCTTCTTCAGTCTGGCTCAGCTAAACCAGCGGATCGGGGCTCTGCTCACCGAGTTGAACAATCGCCCGTTCAAGAAGCTGCCGGGAAGCCGTAAATCACAGTTTGAATTGCTAGACAAACCGGTGCTCAAATCGCTGCCTCAAAACCCCTATCAGTTCACCCGGGTGAAGGCGGTTCGGGTTCATATCGACTATCACATCGAGCTCGACAAGCACTACTACTCGGTTCCCTATACCCTGCTCAAACGCAAGCTTGAAGCGCATATCTGCGACAACCTGGTACGGATCTATCATGGTGGTCGCTGTGTCGCGACACATCCACGCAGCTATCAGCAGGGAGGGCAAACCACCCACCCCGATCATATGCCGGTCGCACACCAAAAGCAGATGCAATGGACCCCGGGACGCTTTCTGAACTGGGCTCAGGAGATAGGCCCCTCCACGCTTGCGGTGATCAAACAGCTGCTCTACCGAAAGTCCCACCCGGAGCTTGGATATCGGGCCAGCCTTGGGATCCTCAACCTGGAAAAGCGATATGGACGCCCCCGCTTAGAAGCGGCCTGCCAGCGAGCAGACCGAACGGGCGTTTACTATCAGAAAGGGATCCGCTCCATCCTGGAAAAGGGGCTGGATGGCCAGCCACTGCCCGAAACTCAGCCGGATCGTCTGGCGGAGCTCACTCACCTCAATATCCGTGGCTCAGGCTACTATCACTAAGGATCAAAGATGACAGAACAACTCAAACAGCAACTTCGGGAGCTGAAACTAAGTGGTATCCGGGATGCCCTGGAAAGGCAACATCAGCAACCCGGGCACTACCAGGAACTCGGGTTCGAAGAGCGACTCAGCCTGCTGCTGGAGCAGGAGCTGACGGATCGGTCTCAGCGGCGGATCGAGCGCCTTATCAAGCAGGCCCGATTCCGGCTGCAGGCAAATCTGGAGCAACTGGATTATCGAAGTGATCGCGGCTTGCATAGAGCCCAGATCCGCTCACTGGCAGAGGGATACTGGCTTAGCCTGGGGCAGACTCTGATCCTGACCGGGGCGACCGGGTGCGGGAAAACCTATCTGGCCTGCGCCCTGGGCCATCACTTCTGTCTGCAGGGACTCGGGGTTCGCTACTTCCGGTTTAAAGAGCTGCTGGAGCAACTGCAGCTGGCTCAGGCTGATGGCAGCTATCGAAAGCTGATGGTTCAGTTGAGAAACACGCCGCTTCTGATCCTCGATGACTGGGGACTGGAGTCGCTGAATGCGCTTCAGCGTAGCGATCTACTGGAGTTAATCGATGCTCGCCATGGTCACGGAGCCACACTGATCGGCAGCCAGCTTCCGCTGGAGCACTGGCACACAATGATCGGTGAATCAACCCATGCGGATGCGATCCTGGATCGTCTGGTTCATGGAGCGATCCGTGTAGAATTATGCGGAGAATCGATGAGAAAAATCACCGCAGAGTTGACGGATGCCGATCACTCAGGGTAAAAAATAACCCAGTCTGTGAGACGGGATGTTGAGGTGATCGACATCATATTATTCGGTGATCGCCATCGCGATAATACGCACACATCTCCCTATGAAGTCTGTTTTGACAATGTTTATGTCATATTAATCACCGATGGAAGGCCCACTGTCGATACGAATGCCAACAGCCTGATTGATGCTATGTTTAATGCGATTCCCTCTGCTGACCGCGTTGCCGAGCACAATACCCTCAAATCAGCCAAAACCTATGGCAGCAGTAACCAATACAGCAGCAAGCTGGCAGCCATGGCTGGCTACATGAAAAACTATGATGTCAACGCCAATCTTTCCGGAACACAAACCGTAACCACATTCACCATTGGCTTTGGCGATGATGCGATTAACGGGGCCGGTGAGTTATTGGAAGAAACAGCTCGCCGCGGCGGTGGGCAATATCATGCAGCCACCAGCCCGGATCAGCTTGCAAGTGCGATTGAGCATTCACTTTTGAGTATCCTGCAGATCAGCGCTTCTCTGGTGTCCCCCTCGATTGCCAGTAATAACTTTGACCGAACTCAGAGCCTGGATAACGTCTATTACGCCATGTTCGAGCCAGGCAGTGGTGCTCGCTGGAAAGGAAACATCAAAAAGCTCGAATTCGATGGCGACGTGATTGTCGATAAATTTGGTTTACCCGCCATCTCGACAGATGCAGTGATATTAGATGATGCAACAACATTCTGGTCTTCCTCTCCCGATGGTAATGATGTGGGTGAAGGTGGCGTTCAGGCGATGCTGGCATCTAAATCCTCCAGAACTCTCTTTAGTAACAGTGGAAGTAGCCTGATTAGCTTCACTAAGCAAAACCTAAGTGCCGTTGCGGGCTCCGATGATGCGCTGCGTGTTCATCTGGGACTCGACAGCACCTCCCTTATCGATGCCCATCTCAACTGGATTCGCGGACTCGATATTGATGATGACGATGATGATCTGGGTACAACTATTCGCTCAGACATTTTTGGTGACCCTTTGCACTCAAGACCTCTGGTTATCAATTACGGTCCCCCAAAAAATGATCCCGATGGCGATCCCGATCTGAGAATCGTGATAGGGACCAATGCCGGTTTCCTGCATATGTTCAAAGACAGTGGAGCAACTGTCGATGAAACCTGGGCCTTTATTCCTTACTCTCTGCTTTCTGAGCAAAAAATCCTGAGAGATAACACCCAGAATCAGGACCACGTCTATGGCATCGACTCTTCACCCATTGTTCTGGTGAAAGAGCAGGTTGTTGATGGCCACATCGATTACACAGATGGCGATGCAGTCTGGTTATTTGTCGGGATGCGTCGAGGGGGAAACAGCTATATGGCGTTTGATATCTCCAACCCTGATAACCCTTCCCTGATGTGGATAATTAACGATCAAACAACTGGCTTCTCGGAGCTTGGTCAAACCTGGTCAGTCCCCGAAGTCGGTTATCTTCCGGATTACAGCAACCCTGTTTTAGTCTTTTCCGCTGGCTATGATATCAACAAGGACAGCACAGGTCTTGGAACCAACGATACAGAAGGTCGAGGTATCTTCTTCGTTGATGCCAACACCGGCGCTCTGGTTTATAGCATTACTCCGGCGACAACCTCGACGACAAACCTACAATCCACAGCTTTTACAAATAGCATGCCAGCGCAAATAACTTCGCTGGATAGTAATGGTGATGGAGCCCTTGACAGGCTTTACGTCACAGATACCGCTGCGAACATATGGCGTGTCGATATGAACGGGACCACCGCCAGTGAACGCGCACAGAACTGGAGTGTATTTAAGTTTGCAGAACTAGGACGAGATGCTGAAAACACTCCGGTTCAGGCAGATGATCGGCGATTCTTTACTCAACCCGTATTAGTTCGAACTATAAATCGCAAATTTAGTAAGGAGGTGGATGACGACGGGAATGCAACCTATGTATTCAGTGATATCCCCTTTGATGCTGTATTGATTGGTTCCGGTGATGTAACCAAGCCTTCATCGGATAAAACTGTCAATAATGTTTATGTCATGCTACGGGACTATAACATCAACGGCGCACGGTTTAGCAACTCGACACCAAGTCCTGGGGATACAATCCCAACCCTACCCGTTCCTTCAGCTATCACACTGGCGGGATTATACGATATCACCAACAACCCTGTTGGCAATGCAAGCAGTAATGCTGAACTTGATGCCGTCGTTGGCGTAACAAACTCCTCGGGTTGGAAATATTGGCTCACTCAAACCGGAGAAAAAAGCATGGGGGCCGGACTCGTTCTGGCTGGAGATCTATACTTCACCTCCTTTATCCCTGATGTCTCTCAGAATCAGTGTTCACTGGTCACCATTGGTACAACTCGCCAATATATGATCGATATGCATCTTGGTACCAATTTCACCTCTCAGCGGTTTATCGAAATCGATAATAAGGTTGTCAGCGATTTGAAAGTACATGTCGGCCGAAATCCGAGTGGAGATCCTCGAATTCATATCTTGGGAGCTGCACCTGGTGAAACAGTGGTTGTTGAGGATGATGAAAATGGCGACCCACCTGATCGTTGCGATGATGCATCCGATAACTGCGCTCAGGGTAATACTGTCGATGATGCTGATTTGACG from the Dongshaea marina genome contains:
- the istB gene encoding IS21-like element helper ATPase IstB — translated: MTEQLKQQLRELKLSGIRDALERQHQQPGHYQELGFEERLSLLLEQELTDRSQRRIERLIKQARFRLQANLEQLDYRSDRGLHRAQIRSLAEGYWLSLGQTLILTGATGCGKTYLACALGHHFCLQGLGVRYFRFKELLEQLQLAQADGSYRKLMVQLRNTPLLILDDWGLESLNALQRSDLLELIDARHGHGATLIGSQLPLEHWHTMIGESTHADAILDRLVHGAIRVELCGESMRKITAELTDADHSG
- the istA gene encoding IS21 family transposase yields the protein MPTVHITMRKLKEILRLKYQGGLSHRQIASSLSVSPSTVSNYCKRAQQMGLCQWPLPAEWDEERLRREFLETRITVRQTPPLPDWAVAHQELRRKGMTLQLLWEEYAERHPKNHYSYNHYCMRYREWRKCQSPSMRQSHKAGEKLFVDYCGPTVPIVDPRTGEERRAQIFVAVMGASSYTYADATLSQGLEDWVMSHKRAFEFLGGVPEMIVPDNLKSGVSRACRYEPDLNPTYQQLAAHYGVAVLPARPYKPKDKAKAEVGVQIVERWILAKLRHETFFSLAQLNQRIGALLTELNNRPFKKLPGSRKSQFELLDKPVLKSLPQNPYQFTRVKAVRVHIDYHIELDKHYYSVPYTLLKRKLEAHICDNLVRIYHGGRCVATHPRSYQQGGQTTHPDHMPVAHQKQMQWTPGRFLNWAQEIGPSTLAVIKQLLYRKSHPELGYRASLGILNLEKRYGRPRLEAACQRADRTGVYYQKGIRSILEKGLDGQPLPETQPDRLAELTHLNIRGSGYYH
- a CDS encoding pilus assembly protein, translating into MIDIILFGDRHRDNTHTSPYEVCFDNVYVILITDGRPTVDTNANSLIDAMFNAIPSADRVAEHNTLKSAKTYGSSNQYSSKLAAMAGYMKNYDVNANLSGTQTVTTFTIGFGDDAINGAGELLEETARRGGGQYHAATSPDQLASAIEHSLLSILQISASLVSPSIASNNFDRTQSLDNVYYAMFEPGSGARWKGNIKKLEFDGDVIVDKFGLPAISTDAVILDDATTFWSSSPDGNDVGEGGVQAMLASKSSRTLFSNSGSSLISFTKQNLSAVAGSDDALRVHLGLDSTSLIDAHLNWIRGLDIDDDDDDLGTTIRSDIFGDPLHSRPLVINYGPPKNDPDGDPDLRIVIGTNAGFLHMFKDSGATVDETWAFIPYSLLSEQKILRDNTQNQDHVYGIDSSPIVLVKEQVVDGHIDYTDGDAVWLFVGMRRGGNSYMAFDISNPDNPSLMWIINDQTTGFSELGQTWSVPEVGYLPDYSNPVLVFSAGYDINKDSTGLGTNDTEGRGIFFVDANTGALVYSITPATTSTTNLQSTAFTNSMPAQITSLDSNGDGALDRLYVTDTAANIWRVDMNGTTASERAQNWSVFKFAELGRDAENTPVQADDRRFFTQPVLVRTINRKFSKEVDDDGNATYVFSDIPFDAVLIGSGDVTKPSSDKTVNNVYVMLRDYNINGARFSNSTPSPGDTIPTLPVPSAITLAGLYDITNNPVGNASSNAELDAVVGVTNSSGWKYWLTQTGEKSMGAGLVLAGDLYFTSFIPDVSQNQCSLVTIGTTRQYMIDMHLGTNFTSQRFIEIDNKVVSDLKVHVGRNPSGDPRIHILGAAPGETVVVEDDENGDPPDRCDDASDNCAQGNTVDDADLTPRKIYLYHDEVR
- a CDS encoding pilus assembly PilX family protein; the encoded protein is MSFQRKEKGAALFVAVLIIIPLTLLAVVVMSTSGLDLKMAGASAGFVQSSHILEGAMEETLDDTNLPGDLASMTSAATMTKNPAMGGIVTFTYRAEITCKRRVDASSTNTIPACRYVDAAVSQGYGKARTSDGSRIGQVGLTVGVEQPVLTSS